One region of Catenuloplanes indicus genomic DNA includes:
- a CDS encoding chemotaxis protein CheW, whose protein sequence is MTTAMFDAQSDFVGLHASADTLFGVFRIDRIRVALPLTELREVIPCPPAFSPLPARAPGLVGAVNLRHLVIPVLDMRQLQGLEETSGDQVIVIVAQEGRVFGLIADEIEGVSRVAGDALMRMTVGGDLPSLFSHSFERPDDDAVVSLLDAEAIAALPGMPVVRDTGPRGVPVEAEGVVADASRRTVMLITCGEIGLAMEVNDVHSVIPTLTVRPSPLDGPACRGVVHLHGHAVPAVDPLGLLGLGGMADDGPLRGVVLALPRGLIVLTVNDVAHIASVPNADVLPLPPLGMPKSEFLSGVLQYEGGRQYVMVDGAAMRRDAELDALAALGLPLDPRKAAAATAQTAGGPPAEAPRVGAQRTHEGRRVVQSVRKFLTYSVGVEVATLLSQIGEILPYPEEIIPLDSGGAIKGVFTHRRTSVPLLCLPTLLGHWQEIDPVTSRVLLVAVEQDGGGTSAVGFVVPALHAIEDSVWEESGGENEYSGLSLSNSPLVKIGTEEQGRMMPHIDLHRIAAAELAF, encoded by the coding sequence GTGACCACCGCGATGTTCGACGCCCAGTCGGACTTCGTCGGCCTGCACGCCAGCGCCGACACGCTCTTCGGCGTCTTCCGGATCGACCGGATCCGGGTCGCGCTGCCGCTCACCGAGCTGCGCGAGGTCATCCCGTGCCCGCCCGCGTTCAGCCCGCTGCCGGCCCGCGCGCCCGGCCTGGTCGGCGCGGTCAACCTGCGGCACCTGGTCATCCCGGTGCTGGACATGCGGCAGTTGCAGGGCCTCGAGGAGACCAGCGGGGACCAGGTCATCGTGATCGTCGCCCAGGAGGGCCGGGTCTTCGGGCTGATCGCGGACGAGATCGAGGGCGTCAGCCGGGTCGCCGGTGACGCGCTGATGCGGATGACGGTCGGCGGTGACCTGCCGTCGCTGTTCTCGCACAGCTTCGAGCGCCCGGACGACGACGCGGTGGTGTCGCTGCTGGACGCGGAGGCGATCGCGGCGCTGCCCGGCATGCCGGTCGTCCGGGACACCGGGCCGCGCGGCGTGCCGGTCGAGGCGGAGGGCGTGGTCGCGGACGCGTCCCGGCGTACCGTCATGCTGATCACCTGTGGCGAGATCGGCCTGGCCATGGAAGTGAACGACGTCCACTCGGTGATCCCCACGCTGACCGTGCGCCCGTCCCCGCTGGACGGCCCGGCTTGCCGCGGCGTGGTGCACCTGCACGGCCACGCGGTGCCGGCGGTCGATCCGCTCGGGCTGCTCGGCCTCGGCGGCATGGCCGACGACGGCCCACTGCGCGGCGTCGTGCTCGCGCTGCCCCGCGGCCTGATCGTGCTCACCGTCAACGATGTCGCGCACATCGCGTCCGTGCCGAACGCGGACGTCCTGCCGCTGCCGCCGCTCGGCATGCCGAAGTCCGAGTTCCTCTCCGGCGTGCTGCAGTACGAGGGCGGGCGGCAGTACGTGATGGTCGACGGCGCCGCCATGCGCCGGGACGCGGAGCTGGACGCGCTCGCCGCGCTCGGCCTGCCGCTCGACCCGCGCAAGGCCGCGGCCGCCACCGCGCAGACCGCCGGGGGCCCACCGGCCGAGGCGCCGCGCGTCGGTGCGCAGCGCACCCACGAGGGCCGGCGCGTGGTGCAGAGCGTGCGGAAGTTCCTCACCTACAGCGTGGGGGTGGAGGTGGCGACGCTGCTGTCCCAGATCGGGGAGATCCTGCCGTACCCGGAGGAGATCATCCCGCTGGACTCGGGCGGCGCGATCAAGGGCGTCTTCACGCATCGGCGCACCTCGGTGCCGCTGCTCTGCCTGCCCACGCTGCTCGGCCACTGGCAGGAGATCGATCCGGTGACGTCGCGGGTGCTGCTCGTGGCCGTGGAGCAGGACGGCGGCGGCACCAGCGCGGTCGGCTTCGTGGTCCCGGCGCTGCACGCCATCGAGGACTCGGTCTGGGAGGAGTCCGGTGGGGAGAACGAGTACAGCGGGCTGTCGCTGAGCAACAGCCCACTCGTCAAGATCGGCACCGAGGAGCAGGGGCGCATGATGCCGCACATCGATCTGCATCGGATCGCCGCGGCGGAACTCGCGTTCTGA
- a CDS encoding beta-1,6-N-acetylglucosaminyltransferase produces the protein MGEPLAVVLLAHADPEQVHRLIRTLAGVPVFLHCDARTPPPVFHAMTTGLPAYVTVVDRVRTALASWSLVRAELTGLRAAVRAVDARHVAVLSGACYPLMGVDDLVRELAVWRGRSWITNLPLPLDRWSTPRHPDGGLWRLNRRYLVRRDRVLHLRGVPLRWPWPRAIPAELELRAGGHWKIYSGAHARLLLDLVDGRPDLLRFWRTTLIPEETFVPTMLASPALAGADALPPCAAGPWYIDWAGSPDGHHPPWLTTAHADQLKAARWAPPLIPGEMAQPPGPHGTRRLFARKFRSADPLVLDRIDAELRLG, from the coding sequence GTGGGTGAGCCGCTCGCCGTGGTGCTGCTGGCCCACGCGGATCCGGAACAGGTGCACCGGCTGATCCGTACGCTGGCCGGGGTGCCGGTGTTCCTGCACTGTGACGCGCGCACGCCGCCGCCGGTGTTCCACGCGATGACCACCGGGCTGCCGGCGTACGTGACGGTCGTCGACCGGGTCCGGACCGCGCTGGCCAGCTGGTCGCTGGTCCGGGCCGAGCTGACCGGGCTGCGCGCCGCGGTACGCGCGGTCGACGCCCGGCACGTCGCGGTGCTCTCCGGCGCCTGCTACCCGCTGATGGGCGTCGACGACCTGGTTCGCGAGCTGGCGGTCTGGCGGGGCCGGTCGTGGATCACGAACCTGCCGCTTCCGCTGGACCGGTGGAGCACGCCCCGGCATCCGGACGGCGGGCTGTGGCGGCTCAACCGCCGCTACCTGGTCCGCCGCGACCGGGTGCTGCACCTGCGCGGCGTGCCGCTGCGCTGGCCGTGGCCCCGGGCGATCCCGGCGGAACTGGAGCTGCGGGCCGGCGGCCACTGGAAGATCTACTCCGGCGCGCACGCGCGACTGCTGCTCGACCTGGTCGACGGCCGGCCGGACCTGCTGCGGTTCTGGCGCACCACGCTCATCCCGGAGGAGACGTTCGTGCCGACCATGCTGGCCAGCCCCGCGCTGGCCGGTGCGGACGCGCTGCCGCCGTGCGCGGCGGGACCGTGGTACATCGACTGGGCCGGCAGCCCGGACGGCCACCACCCGCCGTGGCTGACCACCGCCCACGCCGACCAGCTGAAGGCGGCCCGCTGGGCACCGCCGCTCATCCCTGGGGAAATGGCACAGCCGCCGGGCCCACACGGGACCCGGCGGCTGTTCGCCCGCAAGTTCCGGTCAGCCGATCCGTTGGTGCTCGACCGGATCGACGCCGAACTCCGTCTCGGCTAG
- a CDS encoding glycoside hydrolase family 16 protein produces MRLTPRRGTRRTVTIVALAAATLALPAAVIAASQPAPTPYNARAITMTSAAPASASAEGVLDGSGATTSPGWTAGSSAGPVTVRRITGVSGPFTAKTAMELTRTATGSGTGGGWALALAPLRSPQTFFVPGKVYRMEAWVRDTRASGSSIGMLLANGNYGSRPADAAVYGKYSDTAWHLITRTFVATAAGKADTSVYLALPASGAFAFQVTGVSVKEYAAALPARTDTMPEKLVSFAGKAGTAPNAAHWNYETGGNGWGNEEVQTYTRSLDNASLNGAGKLQITARQQRVKGTDGITRDYTSARLTTEGKVTVEAGSYVEAEIVAPVGAGVWPAFWMVGTATRTQGWPAAGEIDILEGWGATPTIAHSALHMAKAGAPKTDMPYGWGEAGGSTDLRESLDARPHKYGVYFDRNVVRFYIDRKPTMTVWAADAISSGRTWPFGGDQFLVLNVAVASGTPTTPMPRTMTVGDIAVYEGGTPF; encoded by the coding sequence ATGCGCCTCACCCCCCGGCGCGGCACACGACGCACCGTCACGATCGTCGCGCTCGCCGCCGCCACCCTCGCCCTGCCCGCCGCGGTCATCGCGGCGTCCCAGCCCGCCCCGACGCCGTACAATGCCCGTGCGATCACCATGACGTCCGCCGCACCCGCCTCCGCCAGCGCGGAGGGTGTCCTCGACGGCTCCGGCGCCACCACCAGCCCTGGCTGGACCGCCGGGTCCAGCGCCGGCCCGGTCACGGTGCGCCGGATCACCGGCGTGTCCGGCCCGTTCACCGCGAAGACCGCGATGGAGCTGACCCGCACCGCGACCGGCAGCGGCACCGGCGGCGGCTGGGCGCTCGCGCTCGCGCCGCTGCGCAGCCCGCAGACGTTCTTCGTACCCGGCAAGGTCTACCGGATGGAGGCCTGGGTCCGGGACACCCGCGCGTCCGGCTCCTCGATCGGCATGCTGCTGGCCAACGGCAACTACGGCAGCCGGCCGGCGGACGCCGCGGTCTACGGGAAATACTCGGACACGGCCTGGCACCTGATCACCCGTACCTTCGTGGCCACCGCGGCCGGCAAGGCGGACACCTCCGTCTATCTGGCGCTGCCGGCCTCCGGCGCGTTCGCGTTCCAGGTCACCGGCGTCAGCGTCAAGGAGTACGCGGCCGCGCTGCCGGCGCGGACCGACACCATGCCGGAGAAGCTCGTCTCGTTCGCGGGCAAGGCCGGCACCGCGCCGAACGCCGCGCACTGGAACTACGAGACCGGCGGCAACGGCTGGGGCAACGAGGAGGTCCAGACGTACACCAGGAGCCTGGACAACGCGTCGCTGAACGGTGCCGGCAAGCTACAGATCACCGCCCGACAGCAGAGGGTCAAGGGCACCGACGGCATCACCCGCGACTACACCAGCGCCCGCCTGACCACGGAGGGAAAGGTGACGGTCGAGGCCGGCTCGTACGTCGAGGCGGAGATCGTCGCACCGGTCGGCGCGGGCGTGTGGCCGGCGTTCTGGATGGTCGGCACCGCCACCCGTACCCAGGGCTGGCCGGCCGCCGGTGAGATCGACATCCTCGAGGGCTGGGGTGCCACGCCGACGATCGCACACAGCGCGCTGCACATGGCGAAGGCCGGTGCGCCGAAGACCGACATGCCGTACGGCTGGGGCGAGGCCGGTGGCTCCACCGACCTGCGCGAGTCGCTGGACGCCCGGCCGCACAAGTACGGCGTGTACTTCGACCGCAACGTGGTCCGCTTCTACATCGACCGCAAGCCGACGATGACGGTCTGGGCCGCGGACGCGATCTCCTCCGGGCGTACCTGGCCGTTCGGCGGCGACCAGTTCCTGGTGCTGAACGTGGCGGTGGCGAGCGGCACGCCGACCACCCCGATGCCGCGCACCATGACGGTCGGCGACATCGCCGTCTACGAGGGCGGAACGCCCTTCTAG
- a CDS encoding methyl-accepting chemotaxis protein: MADSGSLINAESGAMLEGAALRLLLQERLVLTLHAKSGSILAVNQRVLDIADMPINKVVGIKLEHLWKMPGPLVDRMLESAARGEFIEQVTSISDGNGRQRWLRLNCGPVEATAKAAPAKPAPAKATTAAAAAAAAKEAATATSASAAGAASAAAPAEAKLSDTVLVTAYDITEDRRQIGELKGKYAAIDRAQAVIEFDLTGSILHANENFLSLTGYSLGELVGKQHKVLCDPAFGEGPEYEKFWDRLRAGEFESGEYKRVGKGGREIWIRATYNPIFDLDGRPFKVVKYALDVTEQKLRTAEFEGKVKAISRAQAVIEFDLSGVILDANQNFLNTVGYELSEVVGQHHKMFVDEEEGRSAGYRNFWQALARGEFESGEYKRVGKGGKEVWLQATYNPIFDLNGRPMKVVKYALDVTDQKIRNAEFEGKVNAIDRSQAVIEFDLKGNILRANQLFQETMGYAESEIVGKHHRMFADAATSASAEYREFWQRLGRGEFESGEYKRVGKGGKEVWLQASYNPIFDLSGHPFKVVKYATDVTEQKTRNVEFEGKVNAIGRAQAVIEFDLQGRVLSANQNFLDLLGYSLEEVRGKHHRMFVDEAEAKSSEYAAFWEKLSRGDFDAGEYRRRTKGGRDVYIQATYNPIFNLDGRPYKIVKYAVDVTDAKIQNAEFVGKDRAINRAQAVIEFDLEGNILSANENFQRALGYSLRELVGQHHSMLCDSDYITSGEYRDFWLRLRKGEYLSGRFHRVGKYGRNVWIQASYNPIFDMRGEPIKVVKYAHDITEQVELEQRLTTKTRDMAASIKALADSIDEIVINAQQASGLAGETQSNAEQGFEELRKSIEAIDLIEKSSDQIAAIVKVISEIASQTNLLAFNASIEAARAGEHGVGFSVVAGEVRKLAERSSDAAREISNLIHESAARVGQGSQVSHRAQAAFADILKSVASTGESIRRIADSTQKQQSASVTVTRLINELTQPGDETSMAEQQLDQTGKAS, encoded by the coding sequence GTGGCTGATTCCGGTTCGCTGATCAACGCGGAGAGCGGCGCCATGCTCGAGGGCGCGGCGCTGCGCCTGCTGCTGCAGGAGCGCCTGGTCCTGACGCTGCACGCCAAGTCCGGTTCGATCCTGGCGGTCAACCAGCGGGTGCTGGACATCGCGGACATGCCGATCAACAAGGTGGTCGGGATCAAGCTCGAACATCTCTGGAAGATGCCCGGCCCGCTGGTCGACCGGATGCTGGAGTCGGCCGCGCGGGGCGAGTTCATCGAGCAGGTCACCTCGATCTCCGACGGCAACGGCCGGCAGCGCTGGCTGCGACTGAACTGCGGCCCGGTGGAGGCGACGGCGAAGGCCGCACCGGCGAAGCCGGCACCCGCGAAGGCGACCACGGCCGCGGCCGCCGCCGCCGCGGCGAAGGAGGCGGCCACCGCGACCAGCGCGTCCGCGGCCGGTGCCGCGTCCGCGGCCGCACCGGCCGAGGCGAAGCTGTCCGACACGGTGCTGGTCACCGCGTACGACATCACCGAGGACCGGCGGCAGATCGGCGAGCTGAAGGGCAAGTACGCCGCGATCGACCGGGCGCAGGCCGTGATCGAGTTCGACCTGACCGGCAGCATCCTGCACGCGAACGAGAACTTCCTGAGCCTCACCGGGTACTCGCTCGGTGAACTGGTCGGCAAGCAGCACAAGGTGCTCTGCGACCCGGCGTTCGGGGAGGGGCCGGAGTACGAGAAGTTCTGGGACCGGCTGCGCGCCGGTGAGTTCGAGTCCGGCGAGTACAAGCGCGTCGGCAAGGGCGGCCGGGAGATCTGGATCCGGGCGACCTACAACCCGATCTTCGATCTGGACGGCCGGCCGTTCAAGGTGGTCAAGTACGCGCTCGACGTGACCGAGCAGAAGCTGCGCACCGCGGAGTTCGAGGGCAAGGTCAAGGCGATCTCCCGGGCCCAGGCCGTGATCGAGTTCGACCTCTCCGGCGTGATCCTGGACGCGAACCAGAACTTCCTCAACACGGTCGGCTACGAGCTGTCCGAGGTGGTCGGCCAGCATCACAAGATGTTCGTCGACGAGGAGGAGGGGCGTAGCGCCGGATACCGGAACTTCTGGCAGGCGCTGGCCCGGGGCGAGTTCGAGTCCGGCGAGTACAAGCGGGTCGGCAAGGGTGGTAAGGAGGTGTGGCTGCAGGCCACGTACAACCCGATCTTCGACCTGAACGGCCGCCCGATGAAGGTGGTCAAGTACGCGCTCGACGTCACCGACCAGAAGATCCGCAACGCGGAGTTCGAGGGCAAGGTGAACGCGATCGACCGCTCCCAGGCGGTGATCGAGTTCGACCTCAAGGGCAACATCCTGCGGGCCAACCAGCTGTTCCAGGAGACGATGGGCTACGCCGAGTCGGAGATCGTCGGCAAGCACCACCGGATGTTCGCGGACGCGGCCACCTCGGCCAGCGCGGAGTACCGGGAGTTCTGGCAGCGGCTCGGCCGCGGCGAGTTCGAGTCCGGCGAGTACAAGCGGGTCGGCAAGGGCGGCAAGGAGGTGTGGCTGCAGGCCAGCTACAACCCGATCTTCGACCTGTCCGGGCACCCGTTCAAGGTGGTCAAGTACGCCACCGACGTCACCGAGCAGAAGACCCGCAACGTCGAGTTCGAGGGCAAGGTGAACGCGATCGGGCGGGCTCAGGCCGTGATCGAGTTCGACCTGCAGGGCCGGGTGCTGAGCGCCAACCAGAACTTCCTGGACCTGCTCGGCTACTCGCTGGAGGAGGTGCGCGGCAAGCACCACCGGATGTTCGTCGACGAGGCCGAGGCGAAGTCCTCCGAGTACGCCGCGTTCTGGGAGAAGCTGTCCCGCGGCGACTTCGACGCGGGCGAGTACCGCCGCCGCACCAAGGGCGGCCGGGACGTCTACATCCAGGCCACCTACAACCCGATCTTCAACCTGGACGGCCGGCCGTACAAGATCGTCAAGTACGCGGTGGACGTGACGGACGCGAAGATCCAGAACGCGGAGTTCGTCGGCAAGGACCGGGCGATCAACCGCGCGCAGGCCGTGATCGAGTTCGACCTCGAGGGCAACATCCTCTCCGCGAACGAGAACTTCCAGCGCGCGCTCGGCTACTCGCTGCGCGAACTGGTCGGCCAGCACCACAGCATGCTCTGCGACAGCGACTACATCACGTCCGGCGAGTACCGCGACTTCTGGCTGCGGCTGCGCAAGGGCGAGTACCTGTCCGGCCGCTTCCACCGGGTCGGCAAGTACGGCCGTAACGTCTGGATCCAGGCCAGCTACAACCCGATCTTCGACATGCGTGGCGAGCCGATCAAGGTGGTCAAGTACGCGCACGACATCACCGAGCAGGTCGAGCTGGAACAGCGGCTGACCACGAAGACCCGGGACATGGCCGCCTCGATCAAGGCGCTGGCCGACTCGATCGACGAGATCGTCATCAACGCGCAGCAGGCCAGCGGCCTGGCCGGTGAGACGCAGAGCAACGCTGAGCAGGGCTTCGAGGAGCTGCGCAAGTCCATCGAGGCGATCGACCTGATCGAGAAGTCGTCCGACCAGATCGCCGCGATCGTCAAGGTGATCAGCGAGATCGCCAGCCAGACGAACCTGCTCGCGTTCAACGCCTCGATCGAGGCCGCGCGCGCCGGCGAGCACGGCGTCGGCTTCTCCGTCGTCGCCGGTGAGGTCCGCAAGCTCGCGGAGCGCTCGTCCGACGCGGCCCGCGAGATCAGCAATCTGATCCACGAGTCGGCCGCCCGGGTCGGTCAGGGCTCGCAGGTCTCGCACCGTGCGCAGGCCGCGTTCGCCGACATCCTGAAGAGCGTCGCCTCCACCGGCGAGTCGATCCGGCGGATCGCGGACTCCACGCAGAAGCAGCAGTCCGCGTCCGTCACGGTCACCAGGCTGATCAACGAGCTGACCCAGCCCGGCGACGAGACCAGCATGGCGGAGCAGCAACTCGATCAGACCGGGAAGGCGTCGTGA